In the Trueperaceae bacterium genome, one interval contains:
- a CDS encoding helix-turn-helix domain-containing protein, with product MTKPADSPQPPLPVGANLSEARRRLLGEVMRRRQDGRTVEELAEALAVTRTAVQQHVTALERDGLLRVAGQRSTGGRPSRAYTLTETALELFPRSYARLADDMLRTVRELYGEEGLERMLVTMAEDLAAELAPRLSGKAGAERLTEVAAILSELGYEAHVDAKGRLRAVNCVFHQLARSSPAVCRYDHVLLAALLGEDVQQLSCITDGKAACVFALR from the coding sequence ATGACCAAGCCTGCCGACTCACCCCAACCGCCCCTGCCGGTGGGCGCCAACCTCTCCGAGGCGCGCCGGCGCCTGCTGGGCGAGGTCATGCGGCGGCGCCAGGACGGGCGCACGGTCGAGGAGCTCGCGGAGGCCCTGGCGGTCACGCGCACCGCCGTCCAGCAGCACGTCACCGCCCTGGAGCGCGACGGCCTGCTGCGCGTCGCGGGCCAGCGCAGCACCGGAGGGCGGCCGAGCCGCGCCTACACGCTAACGGAGACCGCCCTCGAGCTGTTCCCACGCAGCTACGCGCGCCTGGCCGACGACATGCTGCGCACGGTGCGGGAACTCTACGGCGAGGAGGGCCTCGAGCGCATGCTCGTTACGATGGCGGAGGACCTCGCCGCCGAGCTCGCGCCGCGCCTGAGCGGCAAGGCCGGCGCGGAGCGCCTGACGGAGGTGGCGGCCATCCTCAGCGAGCTGGGCTACGAGGCGCACGTCGACGCCAAGGGGCGCCTGCGCGCCGTGAACTGCGTGTTCCACCAGCTGGCGCGCAGCAGCCCCGCCGTGTGCCGCTACGACCACGTCCTCCTAGCCGCCCTGCTCGGCGAGGACGTGCAACAGCTCTCCTGCATCACCGACGGCAAGGCGGCCTGCGTCTTCGCCCTCCGCTGA
- a CDS encoding aminotransferase class V-fold PLP-dependent enzyme: protein MTAAPTARRLTIHELRRDVIGEGSLATTPFGARRLTYADYIASGRPLRSVETALARSVLPLYANSHTEDSATGAHVTELTERAREYIKRCLGGSGTHKLIFAGTGATGALKRLQEILGVSVPPRLREQVLAVLPPAGRFVVFVGPYEHHSNEVSWRESLAEVVRIPLAADGTLDLAALERALTDPRYLGRPRLGSFSAASNVTGLKTDVRAVARLLHSHDAKAAFDYAAAGPYVGVDVRETAPGASDGLDAVVLSPHKFLGGPGSPGLLLMEAGLYHLSAPTTAGGGTVTYVSPATHRFVSDVESREDAGTPGILQKLRAAMAFRVKERVGVDVIEEREARFIGRALERLCANPKVEVLGNVTAPRLAVVSFLLRPNGRYLHPRFVVRLLSDLFGVQGRAGCSCAGPYGHDLLGIGDEESLRYLAQVEAGYEGLKPGWSRLSFHYLLDDAEFEFLLAAVEFLAEEGDAFLPLYDFDWESGAWRHGGEREAPAAGFAPEEWEAVPETRGGREEEYAAYLAEAKRLAAELRAAPPPARDRGTRADTRLAFFQY, encoded by the coding sequence ATGACCGCAGCGCCGACTGCTCGCCGACTCACCATCCACGAACTGCGCCGGGACGTCATCGGCGAGGGTTCCCTCGCCACCACCCCGTTCGGGGCCCGGCGCCTCACCTACGCCGACTACATCGCGTCGGGCCGGCCGTTGCGGTCCGTCGAGACGGCCTTGGCGCGCAGCGTGCTCCCCCTCTACGCGAACTCGCACACCGAGGACAGCGCGACGGGAGCGCACGTCACCGAGCTCACGGAGCGGGCGCGCGAGTACATCAAGCGGTGCCTGGGCGGGTCGGGCACCCACAAGCTGATCTTCGCCGGCACCGGCGCCACGGGCGCACTCAAGCGGTTGCAGGAGATCCTGGGCGTCAGCGTGCCGCCGCGGTTGCGGGAGCAGGTCCTCGCCGTCCTGCCGCCCGCCGGGCGGTTCGTGGTCTTCGTGGGGCCATACGAGCACCATTCGAACGAGGTGTCGTGGCGGGAATCCCTGGCCGAGGTCGTCAGGATCCCGCTCGCCGCCGACGGCACCCTCGACCTGGCCGCCCTCGAGCGGGCCCTGACCGACCCGCGCTACCTGGGCAGGCCGCGGCTGGGCTCGTTCTCGGCCGCCAGCAACGTCACCGGCCTCAAGACCGACGTGCGCGCCGTCGCAAGGCTGCTGCACTCCCACGACGCCAAGGCGGCGTTCGACTACGCCGCGGCCGGACCCTACGTCGGCGTCGACGTCCGCGAGACGGCGCCCGGCGCGAGCGATGGCCTCGACGCCGTCGTGCTGAGTCCGCACAAGTTCCTGGGCGGTCCGGGGTCTCCCGGGCTGCTGCTCATGGAGGCGGGCCTCTACCACCTTTCAGCGCCGACGACGGCCGGCGGCGGAACCGTCACCTACGTCAGCCCCGCCACACACCGCTTCGTCAGCGACGTCGAGTCCAGGGAGGACGCCGGCACCCCCGGGATACTCCAGAAGCTGCGGGCGGCCATGGCGTTCAGGGTGAAGGAGCGCGTCGGGGTCGACGTCATCGAGGAGAGGGAAGCGCGCTTCATCGGTCGGGCGCTGGAGCGGCTCTGCGCCAACCCCAAGGTCGAGGTGCTCGGCAACGTGACGGCGCCGCGGTTGGCCGTCGTGTCGTTCCTGCTGCGGCCGAACGGTCGCTACCTGCACCCGCGCTTCGTCGTCCGCCTGCTCTCGGACCTGTTCGGCGTCCAGGGGCGCGCGGGTTGCTCGTGCGCCGGCCCGTACGGACACGACCTGCTGGGCATAGGCGACGAGGAGTCGCTCCGCTACCTCGCCCAGGTCGAGGCCGGTTACGAGGGCCTCAAGCCCGGCTGGAGCCGCCTGAGCTTCCACTACCTGCTCGACGACGCGGAGTTCGAGTTCCTGCTGGCGGCGGTGGAGTTCCTCGCCGAGGAGGGGGATGCCTTCCTGCCGCTCTACGATTTCGACTGGGAGTCGGGAGCGTGGCGGCACGGCGGCGAGAGGGAGGCGCCGGCGGCCGGCTTCGCGCCGGAGGAGTGGGAAGCGGTGCCCGAGACGCGGGGTGGGCGCGAGGAGGAGTACGCCGCCTACCTGGCCGAGGCGAAGCGCCTCGCCGCCGAGCTGCGCGCCGCCCCACCGCCCGCACGGGACCGCGGCACCCGGGCGGACACGCGGCTAGCCTTCTTCCAGTACTGA
- a CDS encoding TerC family protein produces the protein MLAIDLGLFQRKAHVVKPQEAAFWTATWVSLSLLLGLGFHFWLGPEKAIQYITGYVLEWSLSVDNIFVFVLVFTYFKTPFKYQQRVLLWGILGALVLRGIMIVVGVALIQAFSWILYLFGAFLLFTGGRMLFQKDDGEQDLEKNPALRLVRRVMHVTHEYDGQKFFTVKDGVRMATPLLLVLVVIEFTDLLFAVDSIPAIFAVTTDGFIVFTASIMAVLGLRSMYFLLAHVVHRFVYLKTGLAFILVYIGAKMLLLDVLHIPSLVSLAVVVAILIVSVVASLVWGRPAGPTEGGALPPS, from the coding sequence ATGCTAGCCATCGACCTGGGGCTCTTCCAACGCAAGGCGCACGTAGTGAAACCGCAGGAGGCAGCGTTCTGGACCGCCACCTGGGTCAGCCTGTCGCTCCTGCTGGGCCTCGGCTTCCACTTCTGGCTGGGTCCCGAGAAGGCCATCCAGTACATCACCGGTTACGTCCTCGAGTGGTCCCTGTCGGTCGACAACATCTTCGTCTTCGTCCTGGTGTTCACCTACTTCAAGACGCCCTTCAAGTACCAGCAGCGGGTGCTGCTATGGGGCATCCTCGGGGCGCTGGTCCTGCGCGGCATCATGATCGTCGTGGGGGTGGCGCTGATCCAGGCGTTCAGCTGGATCTTGTACCTGTTCGGGGCCTTCCTGCTGTTCACGGGCGGGCGCATGCTGTTCCAGAAGGACGACGGCGAACAGGACCTCGAGAAGAACCCGGCGTTGCGCCTGGTGCGCAGGGTCATGCACGTCACCCACGAGTACGACGGTCAGAAGTTCTTCACCGTCAAGGACGGCGTGCGCATGGCGACGCCACTCCTGTTGGTGCTCGTCGTCATCGAGTTCACCGACCTGCTGTTCGCCGTGGACTCCATCCCCGCCATCTTCGCCGTCACCACCGACGGCTTCATCGTCTTCACCGCCAGCATCATGGCGGTCCTCGGCCTGCGCTCGATGTACTTCCTCCTGGCGCACGTCGTGCACCGCTTCGTCTACCTGAAGACGGGGCTGGCGTTCATCCTCGTCTACATCGGCGCCAAGATGCTGCTCCTCGACGTGCTGCACATCCCCAGCCTCGTGTCGCTGGCGGTGGTGGTCGCCATCCTCATCGTGAGCGTGGTGGCATCGCTGGTCTGGGGGCGCCCGGCGGGACCGACGGAGGGGGGCGCCCTGCCGCCCAGCTGA